In Xyrauchen texanus isolate HMW12.3.18 chromosome 45, RBS_HiC_50CHRs, whole genome shotgun sequence, a single window of DNA contains:
- the LOC127637460 gene encoding mucin-5AC-like isoform X1, which yields MERRNIFGLLYICSSIFSLIATQNTTDFTNSSNLTTASPNNSNLTTASPNNSNITTASPNNSNITTASPNNSNITTASPNNSNITTTSPNNSNITTTSPNNGNITTASTISTTTSTASTISTTTAPVTKFNLIFSISETFIAVYSNLNDPETIKLKDRITTGFFKVYQTRFQNFVRMVILRFRSGSVVTDSVLEFNNNGTIPNVSDVTNTLVQAATNGSFNFTVDTNSINITELAVTQNVTSTTTFTSSITTASPNNTNITTASPNNTNITTASPNNTNITTASPNNTNITTASPNNSSNTTASPNNSSITNASPNNSSITTASTISTTTSTPPVTKFNLSFSISETFIAIYSNLNDPETIKLKDRITTGFFKVYKTRFQNFARMVILRFRSGSIVTDSVLEFSNNGTIPNVSEVRNTLVQAATNGSFNFTVDTNSINITELAVTQNVTSTTTFTSSITTASPNNTNITTASPNNTNITTASPNNSSNTTASPNNTNITTASPNNSSITTASPNNSSITTASTISTTTAPVTKFNLSFSISETFIAVYSNLNDPETIKLKDRITTGFFKVYKTRFQNFARMVILRFRSGSVVTDSVLEFNNNGTIPNVSDVRNTLVQAATNGSFNFTVDTNSINITELAVTQNVTSTTTFTSSITTASPNNSNITTASPNNTNITSASPNNTNITSASPNNSSITTASTISTTTAPVTKFNVIFSISETFNAVYSNLNDPETIKLKDRITTEFFKVYKARFQNFVRMVIQLFRSGSVVTDSVLEFNNNGTIPNVTLVARTLVQAVKDGNFTFTIDVNSINVTDSSGNSSSRSPVLASMLTALWMTLTSFLLSAVMHL from the exons ATGGAGCGGAGAAATATTTTTGGTCTTCTGTATATTTGCTCATCTATATTTTCTCTAATCG cAACTCAGAATACAACAGACTTTACTAACAGCAGCAACCTCACAACTGCATCTCCGAATAACAGCAACCTCACAACTGCATCTCCGAATAACagcaacatcacaactgcatctccgAATAACagcaacatcacaactgcatctccgAATAACagcaacatcacaactgcatctccaaataacaGCAACATCACAACTACATCTCCGAATAACAGCAACATCACAACTACATCTCCGAATAACGgcaacatcacaactgcatctacTATTAGCACCACCACTTCAACTGCATCTACTATTAGCACCACAACTGCACCTGTTACAAAGTTTAATCTAATTTTCAGCATTAGTGAGACATTCATTGCTGTCTACTCAAATTTGAATGATCCTGAAACCATAAAGCTGAAAGATCGCATCACCACTGGG TTTTTCAAAGTTTACCAGACCCGCTTTCAAAACTTTGTTCGCATGGTTATTCTGCGATTCAG GAGCGGCTCCGTTGTGACAGATAGTGTCCTTGAATTTAACAACAATGGCACTATCCCTAATGTGTCAGATGTGACAAACACCTTAGTTCAGGCAGCTACAAATGGAAGTTTCAACTTCACAGTTGACACAAACTCCATCAATATTACAGAACTTGCTG TAACTCAGAATGTGACCTCAACTACAACATTCACTAGcagcatcacaactgcatctccaaacaacaccaacatcacaactgcatctccaaacaacaccaacatcacaactgcatctccaaataacaccaacatcacaactgcatctccaaacaacaccaacatcacaactgcatctccaaataacaGCAGCAacacaactgcatctccaaataacaGCAGCATCACAAATGCATCTCCAAATAACAGcagcatcacaactgcatctaCTATTAGCACCACCACTTCAACTCCACCTGTTACAAAGTTTAATTTAAGTTTCAGCATTAGTGAAACATTCATTGCCATCTACTCAAATTTGAACGATCCTGAAACCATAAAGCTGAAAGATCGCATCACCACTGGG TTTTTCAAAGTTTACAAGACCCGCTTTCAAAACTTTGCTCGCATGGTTATTCTGCGATTCAG GAGCGGCTCCATTGTGACAGATAGTGTCCTTGAATTTAGCAACAATGGCACTATCCCTAATGTGTCAGAAGTGAGAAACACCTTAGTTCAGGCAGCTACAAATGGAAGTTTCAACTTCACAGTTGACACAAACTCCATCAATATTACAGAACTTGCTG TAACTCAGAATGTGACCTCAACTACAACATTCACTAGcagcatcacaactgcatctccaaacaacaccaacatcacaactgcatctccaaacaacaccaacatcacaactgcatctccaaataacaGCAGCAacacaactgcatctccaaacaacaccaacatcacaactgcatctccaaataacagcagcatcacaactgcatctccaaataacagcagcatcacaactgcatctaCTATTAGCACCACAACTGCACCTGTTACAAAGTTTAATTTAAGTTTCAGCATTAGTGAAACATTCATTGCTGTCTACTCAAATTTGAATGATCCTGAAACCATAAAGCTGAAAGATCGCATCACCACTGGG TTTTTCAAAGTTTACAAGACCCGCTTTCAAAACTTTGCTCGCATGGTTATTCTGCGATTCAG GAGCGGCTCCGTTGTGACAGATAGTGTCCTTGAATTTAACAACAATGGCACTATCCCTAATGTGTCAGATGTGAGAAACACCTTAGTTCAGGCAGCTACAAATGGAAGTTTCAACTTTACAGTTGATACGAACTCCATCAATATTACAGAACTTGCTG TAACCCAGAATGTGACCTCAACTACAACATTCACTAGcagcatcacaactgcatctccaaataacagcaacatcacaactgcatctccaaataacaCCAACATCACATCTGCATCTCCAAATAACACCAACATCACATCTGCATCTCCAAATAACAGcagcatcacaactgcatctaCTATTAGCACCACAACTGCACCTGTTACAAAGTTTAATGTAATTTTCAGCATTAGTGAAACATTCAATGCTGTCTACTCAAATTTGAACGATCCTGAAACCATTAAGCTGAAAGATCGCATCACCACTGAG TTTTTCAAAGTTTACAAGGCCCGCTTTCAAAACTTTGTTCGCATGGTTATTCAGCTATTCAG GAGCGGCTCCGTTGTGACAGATAGTGTCCTTGAATTTAACAATAATGGCACTATCCCTAATGTGACTCTAGTGGCAAGAACTCTTGTTCAGGCAGTTAAAGATGGAAATTTCACCTTCACAATTGATGTTAACTCCATCAACGTTACAGACTCTTCAGGGAACAGTT CTTCCAGGTCTCCAGTCTTGGCCAGTATGCTCACAGCTTTGTGGATGACCCTCACATCATTTCTATTGTCAGCTGTAATGCACCTCTAA
- the LOC127637460 gene encoding mucin-5AC-like isoform X2, which translates to MERRNIFGLLYICSSIFSLIATQNTTDFTNSSNLTTASPNNSNLTTASPNNSNITTASPNNSNITTASPNNSNITTASPNNSNITTTSPNNSNITTTSPNNGNITTASTISTTTSTASTISTTTAPVTKFNLIFSISETFIAVYSNLNDPETIKLKDRITTGFFKVYQTRFQNFVRMVILRFRSGSVVTDSVLEFNNNGTIPNVSDVTNTLVQAATNGSFNFTVDTNSINITELAVTQNVTSTTTFTSSITTASPNNTNITTASPNNTNITTASPNNTNITTASPNNTNITTASPNNSSNTTASPNNSSITNASPNNSSITTASTISTTTSTPPVTKFNLSFSISETFIAIYSNLNDPETIKLKDRITTGFFKVYKTRFQNFARMVILRFRSGSIVTDSVLEFSNNGTIPNVSEVRNTLVQAATNGSFNFTVDTNSINITELAVTQNVTSTTTFTSSITTASPNNTNITTASPNNTNITTASPNNSSNTTASPNNTNITTASPNNSSITTASPNNSSITTASTISTTTAPVTKFNLSFSISETFIAVYSNLNDPETIKLKDRITTGFFKVYKTRFQNFARMVILRFRSGSVVTDSVLEFNNNGTIPNVSDVRNTLVQAATNGSFNFTVDTNSINITELAVTQNVTSTTTFTSSITTASPNNTNITSASPNNTNITSASPNNSSITTASTISTTTAPVTKFNVIFSISETFNAVYSNLNDPETIKLKDRITTEFFKVYKARFQNFVRMVIQLFRSGSVVTDSVLEFNNNGTIPNVTLVARTLVQAVKDGNFTFTIDVNSINVTDSSGNSSSRSPVLASMLTALWMTLTSFLLSAVMHL; encoded by the exons ATGGAGCGGAGAAATATTTTTGGTCTTCTGTATATTTGCTCATCTATATTTTCTCTAATCG cAACTCAGAATACAACAGACTTTACTAACAGCAGCAACCTCACAACTGCATCTCCGAATAACAGCAACCTCACAACTGCATCTCCGAATAACagcaacatcacaactgcatctccgAATAACagcaacatcacaactgcatctccgAATAACagcaacatcacaactgcatctccaaataacaGCAACATCACAACTACATCTCCGAATAACAGCAACATCACAACTACATCTCCGAATAACGgcaacatcacaactgcatctacTATTAGCACCACCACTTCAACTGCATCTACTATTAGCACCACAACTGCACCTGTTACAAAGTTTAATCTAATTTTCAGCATTAGTGAGACATTCATTGCTGTCTACTCAAATTTGAATGATCCTGAAACCATAAAGCTGAAAGATCGCATCACCACTGGG TTTTTCAAAGTTTACCAGACCCGCTTTCAAAACTTTGTTCGCATGGTTATTCTGCGATTCAG GAGCGGCTCCGTTGTGACAGATAGTGTCCTTGAATTTAACAACAATGGCACTATCCCTAATGTGTCAGATGTGACAAACACCTTAGTTCAGGCAGCTACAAATGGAAGTTTCAACTTCACAGTTGACACAAACTCCATCAATATTACAGAACTTGCTG TAACTCAGAATGTGACCTCAACTACAACATTCACTAGcagcatcacaactgcatctccaaacaacaccaacatcacaactgcatctccaaacaacaccaacatcacaactgcatctccaaataacaccaacatcacaactgcatctccaaacaacaccaacatcacaactgcatctccaaataacaGCAGCAacacaactgcatctccaaataacaGCAGCATCACAAATGCATCTCCAAATAACAGcagcatcacaactgcatctaCTATTAGCACCACCACTTCAACTCCACCTGTTACAAAGTTTAATTTAAGTTTCAGCATTAGTGAAACATTCATTGCCATCTACTCAAATTTGAACGATCCTGAAACCATAAAGCTGAAAGATCGCATCACCACTGGG TTTTTCAAAGTTTACAAGACCCGCTTTCAAAACTTTGCTCGCATGGTTATTCTGCGATTCAG GAGCGGCTCCATTGTGACAGATAGTGTCCTTGAATTTAGCAACAATGGCACTATCCCTAATGTGTCAGAAGTGAGAAACACCTTAGTTCAGGCAGCTACAAATGGAAGTTTCAACTTCACAGTTGACACAAACTCCATCAATATTACAGAACTTGCTG TAACTCAGAATGTGACCTCAACTACAACATTCACTAGcagcatcacaactgcatctccaaacaacaccaacatcacaactgcatctccaaacaacaccaacatcacaactgcatctccaaataacaGCAGCAacacaactgcatctccaaacaacaccaacatcacaactgcatctccaaataacagcagcatcacaactgcatctccaaataacagcagcatcacaactgcatctaCTATTAGCACCACAACTGCACCTGTTACAAAGTTTAATTTAAGTTTCAGCATTAGTGAAACATTCATTGCTGTCTACTCAAATTTGAATGATCCTGAAACCATAAAGCTGAAAGATCGCATCACCACTGGG TTTTTCAAAGTTTACAAGACCCGCTTTCAAAACTTTGCTCGCATGGTTATTCTGCGATTCAG GAGCGGCTCCGTTGTGACAGATAGTGTCCTTGAATTTAACAACAATGGCACTATCCCTAATGTGTCAGATGTGAGAAACACCTTAGTTCAGGCAGCTACAAATGGAAGTTTCAACTTTACAGTTGATACGAACTCCATCAATATTACAGAACTTGCTG TAACCCAGAATGTGACCTCAACTACAACATTCACTAGcagcatcacaactgcatctccaaataaca CCAACATCACATCTGCATCTCCAAATAACACCAACATCACATCTGCATCTCCAAATAACAGcagcatcacaactgcatctaCTATTAGCACCACAACTGCACCTGTTACAAAGTTTAATGTAATTTTCAGCATTAGTGAAACATTCAATGCTGTCTACTCAAATTTGAACGATCCTGAAACCATTAAGCTGAAAGATCGCATCACCACTGAG TTTTTCAAAGTTTACAAGGCCCGCTTTCAAAACTTTGTTCGCATGGTTATTCAGCTATTCAG GAGCGGCTCCGTTGTGACAGATAGTGTCCTTGAATTTAACAATAATGGCACTATCCCTAATGTGACTCTAGTGGCAAGAACTCTTGTTCAGGCAGTTAAAGATGGAAATTTCACCTTCACAATTGATGTTAACTCCATCAACGTTACAGACTCTTCAGGGAACAGTT CTTCCAGGTCTCCAGTCTTGGCCAGTATGCTCACAGCTTTGTGGATGACCCTCACATCATTTCTATTGTCAGCTGTAATGCACCTCTAA